In a genomic window of Pseudomonadota bacterium:
- a CDS encoding anhydro-N-acetylmuramic acid kinase, producing MPLYIGLLSGTSLDGIDAALVECENNSATVHHSLSYPFPPELHASLLELTASPSSALEVIGSIDARLGECLGLAAVSLLEEAGVRPEKIRAIGSHGQTIRHRPELDFPFTWQIGDPNRIAELTGITTVADFRRRDMAAGGQGAPLAPALHQAVFRSPEEMRGVLNIGGIANLTLLPADHSVAATGFDTGPGNLLLDHWHRRHRGAPYDTDGTWAATGSIHQPLLDTLLGDSYFSLPPPKTTGREYFNAQWLEDCLSHINKVASQDVQSTLSALTARSVAGALNRWMPTCSRLLVCGGGIHNRKLMADLRAALPNVTIESTSAHGIGPDWVEAAAFAWLAHRTLAGLAGNVPDVTGARHSAILGAIYPGRPVEQQ from the coding sequence GGAGTGCGAGAACAACAGCGCAACCGTTCACCATTCTCTGAGTTACCCCTTCCCTCCCGAACTCCACGCGTCGCTATTGGAGTTGACGGCCTCCCCCTCGAGCGCACTTGAGGTAATTGGCAGCATCGATGCGCGTCTGGGTGAATGCCTGGGTTTGGCTGCGGTATCACTGCTCGAAGAAGCAGGGGTTAGACCTGAGAAGATCCGGGCCATTGGCAGCCACGGACAGACCATTCGCCATCGACCCGAGTTGGACTTCCCATTCACATGGCAAATAGGGGACCCCAATCGGATTGCTGAACTCACCGGGATCACCACCGTCGCTGACTTCCGACGCCGGGACATGGCTGCTGGAGGGCAAGGTGCACCCCTTGCGCCCGCCCTGCACCAGGCCGTATTTCGCAGCCCCGAAGAAATGCGCGGTGTGCTGAACATCGGCGGGATTGCCAATCTCACATTGCTTCCCGCTGATCACTCTGTGGCGGCAACCGGGTTCGATACCGGGCCGGGGAATCTGCTGCTCGATCATTGGCACCGGCGCCACCGGGGCGCTCCCTACGACACCGACGGTACCTGGGCGGCCACGGGGAGCATCCATCAACCCTTGCTCGACACTTTACTGGGCGACTCCTACTTCTCACTGCCGCCCCCGAAGACGACCGGCCGCGAGTATTTCAATGCCCAGTGGCTGGAAGATTGTTTGAGCCACATCAACAAGGTTGCCAGTCAGGATGTGCAGTCCACCTTGAGCGCCCTTACTGCGAGAAGTGTCGCAGGGGCTCTGAACCGCTGGATGCCAACGTGTAGCCGACTTCTGGTGTGCGGAGGCGGGATTCACAACCGCAAGCTGATGGCCGATCTTCGAGCCGCACTCCCCAACGTGACAATTGAGAGCACCTCAGCCCACGGTATCGGTCCTGACTGGGTGGAGGCTGCGGCATTCGCATGGCTCGCGCACCGAACCCTGGCCGGTCTCGCCGGCAACGTGCCTGATGTGACCGGTGCGCGCCACTCGGCGATACTCGGGGCCATCTATCCCGGCAGGCCGGTGGAACAGCAATAA